Proteins from a single region of Electrophorus electricus isolate fEleEle1 chromosome 5, fEleEle1.pri, whole genome shotgun sequence:
- the LOC113571942 gene encoding DOMON domain-containing protein FRRS1L isoform X1 has protein sequence MFLLSPLLSLSLLLDPSLCLAVAASPTDDNALRSGHGDHGEPGHKEHHKDSYSTFASEFLESRYLSDEGYPFPTAPPVDPFARIKVSDCGITKGCVRYGKPGCDAESCDYFLSYRRIGTDVEFEMSADTDGWVAVGFSSDKKMGGDDVMGCVHDDNGRVRIHHFYNVGQWAKDIKRNPARDEEGMFDNNRVTCRFKRPLHVPREETLVDLHLSWYYLFAWGPAIQGSITRHDIDTPPVSDHMISIYKYEDIFMPATAYQTFSSPLCLLLIVALTFYLLMGTP, from the exons ATGTTCCTACTGTCGCcgcttctgtctctttctctgctgctGGACCCGAGTCTGTGCCTGGCGGTCGCAGCCAGTCCTACCGACGACAATGCTCTGCGGAGCGGCCACGGAGACCACGGAGAGCCGGGACACAAAGAACACCATAAGGATTCGTACAGCACTTTTGCTTCCGAATTCCTCGAGTCCAGATACCTTTCCGATGAAG GTTACCCTTTTCCGACTGCACCCCCCGTTGACCCTTTCGCCCGCATCAAAGTGAGTGACTGTGGAATAACCAAGGGCTGTGTCAG gtatGGAAAGCCAGGCTGTGATGCGGAGTCATGTGACTACTTCCTCAGTTACAGACGCATTGGTACCGATGTGGAGTTCGAGATGAGCGCTGACACTGATGGATGGGTCGCTGTTGGTTTCTCCTCTGACAAAAAAATG GGAGGGGATGATGTCATGGGCTGTGTCCATGACGATAACGGCCGTGTAAGGATCCATCATTTCTATAATGTGGGGCAGTGGGCCAAGGACATCAAGCGCAACCCTGCGCGGGACGAGGAGGGCATGTTTGATAACAACCGGGTCACCTGCCGCTTCAAACGCCCACTCCATGTACCCCGCGAGGAGACTCTGGTGGACCTGCATCTCAGCTGGTACTACCTGTTTGCCTGGGGACCTGCTATACAGG GTTCCATCACAAGGCACGACATCGACACGCCGCCAGTGTCCGATCACATGATCAGCATTTACAAATACGAGGACATTTTCATGCCAGCCACGGCCTACCAaaccttctcctctcctctctgcctcctcctcatCGTGGCCCTCACCTTCTACCTGCTCATGGGCACCCCATAA
- the LOC113571942 gene encoding DOMON domain-containing protein FRRS1L isoform X2 produces the protein MFLLSPLLSLSLLLDPSLCLAVAASPTDDNALRSGHGDHGEPGHKEHHKDSYSTFASEFLESRYLSDEGYPFPTAPPVDPFARIKVSDCGITKGCVSYRRIGTDVEFEMSADTDGWVAVGFSSDKKMGGDDVMGCVHDDNGRVRIHHFYNVGQWAKDIKRNPARDEEGMFDNNRVTCRFKRPLHVPREETLVDLHLSWYYLFAWGPAIQGSITRHDIDTPPVSDHMISIYKYEDIFMPATAYQTFSSPLCLLLIVALTFYLLMGTP, from the exons ATGTTCCTACTGTCGCcgcttctgtctctttctctgctgctGGACCCGAGTCTGTGCCTGGCGGTCGCAGCCAGTCCTACCGACGACAATGCTCTGCGGAGCGGCCACGGAGACCACGGAGAGCCGGGACACAAAGAACACCATAAGGATTCGTACAGCACTTTTGCTTCCGAATTCCTCGAGTCCAGATACCTTTCCGATGAAG GTTACCCTTTTCCGACTGCACCCCCCGTTGACCCTTTCGCCCGCATCAAAGTGAGTGACTGTGGAATAACCAAGGGCTGTGTCAG TTACAGACGCATTGGTACCGATGTGGAGTTCGAGATGAGCGCTGACACTGATGGATGGGTCGCTGTTGGTTTCTCCTCTGACAAAAAAATG GGAGGGGATGATGTCATGGGCTGTGTCCATGACGATAACGGCCGTGTAAGGATCCATCATTTCTATAATGTGGGGCAGTGGGCCAAGGACATCAAGCGCAACCCTGCGCGGGACGAGGAGGGCATGTTTGATAACAACCGGGTCACCTGCCGCTTCAAACGCCCACTCCATGTACCCCGCGAGGAGACTCTGGTGGACCTGCATCTCAGCTGGTACTACCTGTTTGCCTGGGGACCTGCTATACAGG GTTCCATCACAAGGCACGACATCGACACGCCGCCAGTGTCCGATCACATGATCAGCATTTACAAATACGAGGACATTTTCATGCCAGCCACGGCCTACCAaaccttctcctctcctctctgcctcctcctcatCGTGGCCCTCACCTTCTACCTGCTCATGGGCACCCCATAA